A stretch of the Desulforamulus ferrireducens genome encodes the following:
- the ccsB gene encoding c-type cytochrome biogenesis protein CcsB, which produces MIPMIEQYAFDATLYIYALAALVFLFYTLTERKSLFTAALMMVGFGLLVHSVGLVGRAINTGRLPFTNMYEFTIFFAWGVIIAYLITQRKHPVPLLGIVVLPVAVVLMAAASMMTPTARPLMPALQSYWLQSHVATAVLAYGAFGVSFGVGVLYLIRDAQPVAAGPTGSGTSTVLQGISLLPSTETLDKLLYRVVAFGFIFLTMVLITGAVWAEQAWGTWWSWDPKETWALITWLVYALFLHGRFTHGWQGRRAAWLAILGFAAVMFTLFGVTWLMPGLHSYS; this is translated from the coding sequence ATGATACCTATGATTGAACAATATGCCTTTGATGCTACTCTTTATATTTATGCCCTAGCGGCACTGGTCTTTTTATTCTATACCCTGACGGAAAGAAAAAGCCTGTTCACTGCTGCCCTGATGATGGTTGGGTTCGGCTTGCTGGTACATTCAGTGGGTCTGGTGGGGCGCGCCATCAATACAGGAAGATTGCCCTTTACCAATATGTATGAGTTTACCATCTTTTTTGCCTGGGGAGTCATTATAGCTTACCTAATTACCCAGAGGAAACATCCCGTTCCTCTATTGGGTATTGTGGTGCTGCCAGTGGCAGTTGTTTTGATGGCGGCGGCCAGTATGATGACACCCACAGCTCGGCCTCTAATGCCAGCCTTACAAAGCTACTGGCTACAATCTCACGTAGCCACCGCGGTGCTGGCCTATGGAGCCTTCGGGGTATCCTTTGGTGTGGGGGTGCTTTACCTAATTCGTGATGCCCAACCGGTGGCCGCAGGTCCCACTGGCTCAGGTACCTCCACGGTTCTGCAGGGTATCTCCCTCCTCCCCAGTACAGAAACCCTGGATAAACTGCTGTACCGGGTGGTAGCCTTTGGTTTTATTTTTCTCACTATGGTACTAATTACCGGGGCTGTTTGGGCTGAACAGGCCTGGGGTACCTGGTGGAGTTGGGACCCCAAGGAGACCTGGGCTCTCATTACCTGGTTAGTCTATGCCTTGTTCCTGCATGGTCGCTTTACCCACGGCTGGCAGGGTAGGCGCGCCGCTTGGTTAGCCATCCTGGGTTTTGCCGCTGTTATGTTTACTCTCTTTGGTGTTACTTGGCTTATGCCGGGACTACATAGTTACAGTTAA
- a CDS encoding FmdB family zinc ribbon protein, which yields MPIYEFRCVKCQHKFAKLCSLGETGENLACPSCQAAAPKRVMSSFRVDNPGALAGSRGDSCTGCTSSNCSACRH from the coding sequence ATGCCAATATACGAGTTCCGCTGTGTTAAATGTCAGCACAAATTTGCTAAACTGTGTTCCCTGGGGGAAACTGGTGAGAATTTAGCTTGTCCTTCCTGTCAGGCTGCGGCTCCCAAAAGGGTGATGTCGAGTTTCCGGGTAGACAACCCCGGCGCGCTGGCCGGTAGCCGGGGGGACAGTTGTACCGGCTGTACTTCCAGTAATTGCAGTGCCTGTAGGCATTAA
- the pnpS gene encoding two-component system histidine kinase PnpS, with protein MLTGIRQRTLGSYAILFGIYVLLMLFHNWGLVNLLTVLLGSFWATVLLAWLTTRRLITPVEQITSAAQEMAGGVLDMEIRVQGEQELDDLAWSINYMARQLRKNLFLITEERNRARAILNSMADGVIALDENGRVILINPVVESIFNIKEEHWIGTELIKVIRNHELEQLFIRALQDMQPMLNNELQILTPEPRLFRVQISPLKGVKHKKMGVVGLLTDVTERRKLDQMRTEFAANVSHELRTPLTSINGFVETLLDGAMEQPEIARNFLEIIHSEGKRLANLIDDLLKLSRLEDRRNILHKQPVNLADVIQKTVKMFEGLAQDKNIELTIAIPEDLPSVPGDAGLLSQVVVNLVDNALKYTLPGGKVNIAVNPQHDHVTVAVADTGIGIPPENLSRVFERFYRVDKARSREMGGTGLGLSISKHIVEAHGGKIKVTSSPAGSTFTFTLPLEV; from the coding sequence GTGCTTACAGGCATTCGTCAACGTACCCTCGGTAGTTATGCCATACTGTTTGGTATTTATGTTTTGTTAATGCTTTTTCATAATTGGGGCCTAGTTAACCTTTTAACGGTATTGCTAGGCTCTTTTTGGGCTACGGTATTGCTGGCTTGGCTGACAACCAGGCGATTAATTACCCCGGTGGAACAAATTACCTCGGCAGCCCAGGAAATGGCCGGGGGAGTATTGGATATGGAAATAAGGGTGCAGGGCGAACAGGAATTGGACGACCTGGCCTGGAGTATTAACTACATGGCACGGCAATTGCGCAAGAATTTATTTCTGATCACGGAGGAGCGCAACCGTGCCAGAGCTATTTTAAACAGTATGGCCGATGGTGTGATTGCCCTGGATGAGAATGGTCGAGTTATTCTAATTAACCCTGTGGTGGAGAGTATCTTTAATATCAAGGAAGAACACTGGATAGGTACTGAGTTAATTAAAGTAATTCGTAATCACGAACTGGAGCAGCTTTTTATTCGCGCTTTACAGGATATGCAGCCGATGTTAAATAACGAATTACAGATACTTACACCGGAACCCCGTCTGTTTAGGGTACAGATATCCCCCCTCAAGGGTGTTAAGCATAAGAAAATGGGTGTGGTGGGCCTGTTAACAGATGTAACAGAAAGAAGAAAGCTGGATCAAATGCGCACCGAGTTTGCTGCCAACGTCTCCCATGAACTGAGGACCCCTTTAACCTCCATCAACGGTTTTGTGGAGACCCTCTTGGATGGTGCCATGGAACAACCGGAAATTGCCAGGAATTTTTTAGAGATTATTCACTCGGAAGGAAAAAGGCTGGCCAATTTAATTGATGACTTGTTAAAGCTCTCCCGTTTGGAGGATCGGCGCAATATCCTGCATAAGCAGCCAGTGAATTTAGCGGATGTGATCCAGAAAACGGTGAAGATGTTTGAAGGTTTAGCCCAGGACAAAAATATTGAACTAACAATAGCTATTCCGGAGGATTTGCCTTCTGTGCCGGGGGATGCCGGGCTATTGTCCCAGGTAGTGGTTAACTTGGTGGATAATGCGCTAAAATACACCCTGCCCGGGGGAAAGGTGAACATTGCCGTCAATCCTCAGCATGATCATGTTACTGTAGCTGTGGCCGACACAGGTATAGGTATTCCGCCGGAAAATTTATCCAGGGTTTTTGAGCGTTTCTACCGGGTGGATAAGGCCAGAAGCAGAGAAATGGGTGGTACCGGACTGGGTTTATCTATATCTAAGCATATTGTGGAAGCTCATGGGGGGAAGATAAAGGTAACCAGCAGTCCTGCAGGAAGCACCTTTACCTTTACCTTGCCTTTGGAGGTTTAA
- a CDS encoding response regulator, producing MPKILIVDDEQPIRELVRFNLEKEGFQVIQAADGNTALTMAKNDTPDIIVLDIMLPGLDGFAVCRALQQDSTTRNIPIIMLSARGEELDKVLGLELGADDYITKPFSPRELVARVKARLRRHSVENQVAEEPGRITIDKLVIDQERFMVSYDGVKQDLTPKEFELLRYLASNPGKVFTRDFLLEQIWGYDFPGDSRTVDVHIRHIRQKLEQLPEAPQLIETVRGVGYRFKEV from the coding sequence GTGCCGAAAATTTTGATTGTAGACGATGAACAACCCATTCGCGAGTTGGTAAGATTTAATTTGGAAAAGGAAGGTTTCCAGGTCATTCAGGCCGCCGACGGCAATACCGCCCTGACCATGGCCAAAAATGACACACCTGATATTATCGTGCTGGATATCATGCTGCCAGGACTGGATGGCTTTGCCGTCTGCCGGGCCCTGCAGCAGGATAGCACCACCCGCAACATACCCATTATCATGCTCAGTGCCCGGGGGGAAGAATTGGACAAGGTGCTGGGTCTGGAATTGGGAGCGGACGATTACATTACCAAGCCCTTTAGTCCCAGGGAACTGGTAGCCAGGGTGAAGGCCCGGTTAAGACGACACTCAGTGGAGAATCAGGTTGCCGAAGAACCTGGGAGAATTACCATTGATAAGCTGGTTATTGACCAGGAACGTTTTATGGTGTCCTATGATGGCGTTAAGCAAGATTTAACCCCCAAGGAATTTGAACTGTTGCGTTATTTGGCCAGCAACCCGGGCAAAGTATTTACCAGGGATTTTCTCTTAGAACAAATCTGGGGCTACGATTTTCCCGGTGATTCCAGAACCGTGGACGTACATATTAGACACATTCGCCAGAAGCTGGAGCAGCTTCCCGAAGCACCGCAGCTTATCGAGACAGTGCGAGGTGTTGGTTATCGTTTTAAGGAGGTCTAA
- a CDS encoding MBL fold metallo-hydrolase RNA specificity domain-containing protein yields the protein MYIQFLGAAETVTGSCFLVDTGVTRVMVDCGLFQGSKEIKERNYRNFPISPASVDYVLLTHAHIDHSGLLPKFIKHGFKGKVIATSATVDLCEILLPDCGHIQEMEVERKNRKYRRQGRKLIEPIYTADDGAHALKFFERVDYNQVIPVGPNVKVCFRDAGHMLGSSMIEMWITENGQETKLVFSGDIGNTGQPYLKDPSFIAEADYVIMESTYGNREHQDLDNKLELLQQAIVDTYKKGGKLIIPAFAAGRTQDILYSINLLRMQNAIPEMPIYIDSPMAINATEIFKRNCHLYDTETKELIAHGCHPLEMSNIRTTRTMEESRELNFLHGRAIIISASGMCDAGRIKHHLRHNLWRPEATILFVGYQAEGTLGRRILSGEKTVRIHGEEVVVRAEIRRIDGYSAHADQPALLNWVKQFSSRLKQVFVVHGEAQAAANLESLIKAEGIPAHVPYWLEKFELATATKQAVPEVLLATWQNIQRRMQAALQGELSPTKYSVLLRQLAELEAQMNEMLPEEKAM from the coding sequence TTGTATATTCAATTTTTGGGAGCTGCGGAAACAGTAACGGGTTCTTGTTTTTTAGTTGATACAGGTGTCACCAGAGTTATGGTGGATTGTGGTTTGTTTCAAGGTTCCAAGGAAATTAAAGAGCGTAACTACCGAAATTTTCCTATCAGTCCGGCTAGTGTGGACTATGTTTTGTTAACCCATGCCCATATTGATCACAGCGGGCTGTTACCGAAATTTATTAAGCATGGTTTCAAAGGAAAGGTTATTGCTACCTCTGCCACGGTGGATTTGTGTGAAATACTTCTGCCCGATTGCGGTCACATTCAAGAGATGGAGGTTGAGAGGAAAAACCGCAAATACCGCCGCCAGGGTCGCAAGCTAATTGAACCCATCTATACCGCCGATGACGGTGCTCATGCATTGAAGTTTTTCGAAAGGGTAGATTACAATCAAGTAATACCCGTTGGTCCCAATGTAAAGGTTTGTTTTCGGGATGCCGGACATATGTTGGGTTCTTCCATGATTGAAATGTGGATAACGGAGAATGGTCAGGAAACCAAGCTGGTTTTCTCCGGCGATATTGGCAATACCGGTCAGCCATATCTGAAGGATCCTTCCTTTATTGCCGAAGCGGACTATGTGATTATGGAATCCACCTACGGTAACCGGGAACACCAGGATTTGGACAACAAGCTGGAATTATTGCAACAGGCCATTGTAGATACTTATAAAAAGGGCGGTAAATTAATTATCCCTGCCTTTGCCGCCGGACGTACCCAGGACATACTTTACAGCATTAATTTACTGAGAATGCAGAATGCTATCCCGGAAATGCCCATTTATATAGATAGTCCCATGGCCATTAATGCCACGGAAATTTTCAAGAGAAATTGCCATCTCTACGATACCGAAACCAAGGAATTAATCGCCCATGGCTGCCACCCACTGGAGATGTCCAACATTAGAACCACCCGTACCATGGAAGAATCCAGAGAACTGAACTTTTTACATGGCCGGGCCATTATTATCTCAGCCAGTGGCATGTGTGATGCAGGCCGGATTAAACACCATCTGCGGCATAATTTGTGGCGCCCGGAAGCCACCATCCTCTTTGTGGGCTACCAGGCGGAAGGCACCCTGGGTCGCCGCATTCTTTCCGGGGAAAAGACTGTCCGTATCCACGGGGAAGAAGTGGTGGTAAGAGCGGAAATCCGCCGCATTGATGGCTATTCCGCCCACGCTGATCAACCGGCTCTCCTTAATTGGGTCAAACAGTTTAGCAGTAGATTAAAGCAGGTTTTTGTGGTGCACGGGGAAGCTCAGGCCGCTGCCAATCTGGAAAGCTTAATCAAGGCAGAAGGCATACCAGCTCATGTTCCTTACTGGTTGGAGAAATTTGAACTGGCTACAGCCACCAAGCAGGCTGTTCCTGAGGTGCTTTTGGCAACCTGGCAGAATATCCAGAGGAGAATGCAAGCGGCCTTGCAGGGTGAGTTGTCACCTACCAAGTATTCTGTACTGCTGCGGCAATTGGCTGAGCTGGAAGCTCAGATGAACGAGATGCTGCCTGAAGAAAAGGCAATGTAA
- a CDS encoding BsuPI-related putative proteinase inhibitor, which yields MAIYVVRSGDTLAAIAARYGLTLEQLLELNPQITDPNIILVGQEVTVPDQPGTTAPSPTTPPTSQAATNQSGAQAVLRANRNRINAVLEAARPYGAYATKVVDDLIYLLVLNDDEFRQGQRVRIRLYKINVSGQEIRLRYTTGQRLEIVVRDARNNEVWRYSRGRNFTQASGTVIIGRNAFAIYENNWDQENNAGRQVPTGRYTINVSNVARGYRDEIISIPIQIVGGVSPTTPPRPTPSPTPRPGQCTGQNLLSNPSFENWSSSSRPRNWSATNVVRTDEAYSGSYAALLGSTPNRNATLSQEIPILAGSNNRVSFRVAENVERGRQGNFEFGVQVLFRNRSGTVVGVAPQGPFSPALLEDERYELFSFTTGDVPRTAETAELMFTFNPSSGNRSRVKIDFVEFRCLSR from the coding sequence ATGGCAATTTATGTTGTAAGATCAGGGGACACCTTAGCTGCCATCGCTGCTAGATATGGTCTTACGCTGGAGCAGTTGCTGGAGCTTAACCCCCAGATTACCGATCCCAATATTATTTTAGTGGGTCAGGAGGTTACCGTGCCGGATCAGCCGGGCACTACGGCACCCTCGCCGACAACCCCTCCCACCTCACAGGCAGCTACTAACCAGTCCGGGGCTCAGGCAGTTTTACGCGCTAACCGCAATCGTATCAACGCGGTGCTGGAAGCTGCCCGACCCTATGGGGCCTATGCCACCAAAGTAGTGGATGACTTAATTTACCTGCTGGTACTCAACGATGATGAGTTTCGGCAGGGACAACGGGTAAGGATTCGGCTGTATAAGATTAACGTTTCTGGCCAAGAAATTAGGTTACGTTACACCACTGGCCAGCGCTTGGAAATAGTGGTGCGGGATGCCCGTAATAACGAAGTTTGGCGCTATTCCCGGGGGCGTAATTTTACCCAGGCTAGCGGCACTGTTATCATCGGTAGAAATGCCTTCGCCATTTACGAAAACAACTGGGATCAAGAAAATAATGCCGGTCGTCAAGTACCTACTGGCAGATATACCATCAATGTCAGCAACGTAGCCAGGGGCTATAGGGATGAGATCATCAGCATTCCCATTCAGATTGTCGGGGGTGTATCACCTACCACACCGCCTAGACCAACTCCGTCGCCAACCCCAAGGCCTGGCCAATGTACCGGGCAAAATTTACTGAGTAACCCTAGCTTTGAAAACTGGTCATCATCTTCCCGACCCAGAAACTGGAGTGCCACCAATGTGGTGCGTACTGACGAGGCCTACTCCGGTAGTTATGCCGCTTTGCTGGGCAGTACACCAAACCGCAATGCCACCCTTTCCCAGGAGATACCTATTCTGGCGGGCAGCAACAACAGAGTAAGTTTCCGGGTAGCTGAAAATGTAGAGCGGGGTCGGCAGGGTAATTTTGAGTTTGGCGTGCAGGTGCTTTTCCGCAACCGTTCCGGTACCGTGGTCGGCGTAGCTCCCCAGGGTCCCTTTTCACCGGCACTGCTGGAAGATGAACGATATGAGCTATTTTCCTTTACCACCGGCGATGTCCCCAGAACCGCTGAAACTGCAGAACTAATGTTCACCTTTAATCCTTCATCCGGCAACAGAAGCAGGGTAAAAATTGATTTTGTTGAATTCCGTTGTCTCAGTAGATAA
- a CDS encoding cytochrome c biogenesis protein ResB, whose protein sequence is MSKLKSTLAGTWQVFSSMSLGLVLLCLIIVLSIIGTLHVGIFKSPWFLAASGLLTANLLVCTCGRLKTLLKSRGVPGVLQQEGKHRFIALDNLTPEQVAQEASAELSRLGFRVKRQNTGQGTILSGSKGGWAAFGSPLLHLAMVFVIAGSVIGGIWGQENYYEVEVPGKALLTQDGYPFDLNIKKFHIDTYEDGSAKQYTSTVEVLSANEKLLEKAVSVNRPLHYQGVKVYQTAYGYHLQGAVRDVNRSFDFAVEEGDRIFLGGSAHLELAVQWPRYFIFSNGVPFTMGIAELGEPIQILDKEIVFTNRTTYTGLQVKKDPGLPLVYAGFVLFLIALPMRLYVRPKQIWLLLTASTAGTEVRLAARHRIKDKEQEELLLEKLSGINRKESALQT, encoded by the coding sequence ATGTCTAAGTTAAAGTCAACCTTAGCAGGGACATGGCAGGTTTTCTCCTCCATGTCCCTGGGATTGGTGCTGTTATGCTTGATTATTGTTCTATCCATTATAGGTACCTTGCACGTCGGTATTTTTAAATCGCCCTGGTTTTTGGCTGCCAGTGGCCTGCTCACGGCAAACCTGTTGGTCTGCACCTGTGGCAGACTAAAGACCTTGCTAAAAAGTCGTGGCGTACCTGGTGTGTTACAGCAGGAAGGAAAACACAGATTCATAGCACTGGACAACCTAACCCCTGAACAGGTGGCTCAGGAGGCCAGTGCAGAGCTAAGCAGGTTAGGGTTCCGAGTAAAAAGGCAAAATACCGGACAAGGTACTATCCTTTCCGGCAGCAAAGGGGGGTGGGCTGCCTTTGGCTCGCCACTGCTGCATCTAGCCATGGTTTTTGTTATAGCCGGCAGTGTAATTGGGGGAATTTGGGGGCAGGAAAACTATTACGAGGTGGAAGTGCCAGGCAAGGCACTGTTGACCCAGGATGGCTACCCCTTTGATTTAAATATTAAGAAGTTTCATATAGATACCTATGAGGATGGTTCAGCAAAACAATATACATCCACTGTGGAAGTTTTATCAGCCAACGAAAAACTACTGGAAAAAGCTGTTTCCGTCAACCGGCCGCTCCATTATCAGGGGGTTAAGGTTTATCAAACTGCCTATGGCTATCATTTGCAGGGGGCGGTGCGGGATGTAAACCGCAGTTTTGATTTCGCGGTGGAAGAGGGTGACAGGATTTTCCTAGGGGGCTCAGCCCACTTGGAACTGGCGGTACAGTGGCCCAGGTATTTTATCTTTAGCAACGGGGTTCCTTTTACCATGGGCATTGCCGAATTAGGAGAACCTATTCAGATCCTGGATAAGGAAATCGTCTTTACCAACCGGACAACCTATACCGGGCTGCAAGTGAAGAAGGACCCCGGCCTACCTCTGGTCTATGCAGGTTTCGTCCTCTTTTTAATAGCACTGCCCATGCGTTTATATGTAAGGCCCAAGCAAATCTGGTTACTGCTAACTGCCAGCACTGCTGGCACGGAGGTGCGGCTGGCTGCCCGCCACAGAATCAAGGATAAGGAGCAGGAAGAGTTACTACTGGAGAAACTAAGCGGGATCAACCGGAAGGAGAGCGCTTTGCAAACATGA
- the pstB gene encoding phosphate ABC transporter ATP-binding protein PstB yields the protein MQALNKINLDIEEKHVTALIGPSGCGKSTFLRTLNRMNDLIEGVRVEGQVLLDGKDIYHPTVDVVGLRKRVGMVFQRPNPFPMTIYENIAYGPRIHGQKNRRILDEIVESSLQAAALWEEVKDRLHKPALGLSGGQQQRLCIARLLAVEPNVLLMDEPTSALDPISTLKVEELIRELKGKYTIVIVTHNMQQAARVSDTTAFFLSGELVEFGNTELIFTQPKDKRTEDYITGRFG from the coding sequence ATGCAAGCTTTAAACAAGATAAACCTGGACATTGAAGAAAAGCATGTGACCGCTTTAATTGGCCCTTCGGGCTGTGGTAAATCCACCTTCTTACGCACCCTAAATAGAATGAACGATTTAATTGAAGGGGTACGGGTCGAGGGTCAGGTTTTATTAGACGGTAAGGATATTTACCATCCCACAGTGGATGTGGTGGGATTAAGGAAAAGGGTAGGTATGGTCTTTCAACGTCCTAACCCCTTTCCCATGACCATTTATGAAAATATTGCCTATGGTCCAAGAATCCATGGTCAGAAAAACCGCCGCATTTTAGATGAAATAGTGGAAAGCAGTCTGCAGGCAGCGGCCCTGTGGGAAGAGGTCAAGGATCGCCTCCATAAACCTGCCCTGGGGCTTTCCGGTGGCCAACAGCAGCGACTTTGCATTGCCCGGTTATTAGCGGTGGAACCGAATGTTTTACTTATGGACGAGCCAACCTCCGCTTTAGACCCCATTTCCACCCTTAAGGTAGAGGAATTAATTCGTGAGCTAAAAGGTAAATATACCATTGTCATTGTGACTCATAATATGCAGCAGGCTGCCCGGGTTTCCGATACCACAGCATTTTTCCTCAGCGGCGAACTGGTGGAATTTGGCAATACCGAGTTAATTTTTACCCAGCCCAAGGATAAACGCACCGAAGATTATATCACCGGTCGTTTTGGCTAA
- the pgeF gene encoding peptidoglycan editing factor PgeF codes for MKGITVERRGQLQYIQFNSFKQTGKVSHGFTTRLGGVSCAPYDGLNMALHVGDDPAKVRKNRQLICAALGMKAEDLVAGEQVHGSEVAVVREEHRGRGALQYDTALPATDALITNVPGIPLSSYYADCVPILLFDPVKTCVGLAHAGWRGTVQEIAGKTVARMAEVYGSQPADILAGIGPSIGPCCYQVDLPVQQAFAKTFSYWQELLKPAGENRWMLDLWEANRKILLTAGIQASHITVAKICTCCHNKELFSYRADQGKTGRMASLIMIYPEGGV; via the coding sequence ATGAAGGGTATCACAGTGGAGCGGCGAGGCCAACTACAGTATATTCAATTTAACTCCTTTAAACAGACGGGTAAAGTAAGCCATGGTTTTACCACCAGGTTGGGCGGGGTTAGCTGTGCTCCCTATGATGGCCTCAATATGGCTCTGCATGTGGGAGATGATCCGGCCAAGGTAAGAAAGAACCGTCAGTTAATTTGTGCTGCCCTTGGTATGAAGGCCGAGGACTTAGTGGCCGGTGAACAAGTACATGGCAGTGAAGTGGCAGTGGTCAGAGAGGAACACAGGGGACGTGGTGCTTTGCAGTACGACACAGCCCTGCCTGCTACCGATGCACTGATTACCAATGTACCCGGCATTCCCCTCTCCAGTTACTATGCGGATTGTGTACCCATACTGCTCTTTGACCCGGTAAAAACCTGCGTGGGTTTAGCCCACGCAGGTTGGCGGGGTACCGTGCAAGAGATTGCCGGCAAAACAGTGGCCCGCATGGCTGAAGTATACGGCTCTCAGCCGGCTGACATTTTAGCGGGCATTGGGCCCTCCATTGGACCTTGCTGCTACCAAGTGGATTTACCTGTCCAACAGGCCTTTGCCAAGACCTTTAGTTACTGGCAGGAGTTACTTAAACCAGCGGGTGAGAATCGTTGGATGCTAGATTTGTGGGAAGCCAACCGAAAAATTTTGTTGACAGCCGGTATTCAAGCCAGCCATATTACGGTAGCCAAGATTTGTACCTGTTGCCACAACAAAGAACTGTTTTCTTACCGGGCCGATCAGGGTAAGACCGGTAGAATGGCCTCACTAATTATGATCTACCCAGAGGGGGGAGTTTAG
- a CDS encoding copper amine oxidase N-terminal domain-containing protein: protein MKKYLFIILAVQLVLFSFSSVVFANTDDVSKEVIKKITSEYNIDLNEWIQFDIADIPEVVKGNFPGINKNIGQRVVRKYYAGGIQEKYHKNGDYKPLFLVHKDLGKAVIGFLHSNDKTSLVEIELSEDEVAPATYADSGDDSLLILKMPVPKAYSELDFSQNTDFKTTVNGSSYFFRGEPFVSSDNLTFIPVRDFSEVFGIKVEYHNDQSIKLMGDNLTVIISPTKSLYDKGVVVYKNGEYTFYNGYDYPEYLYVLVNDLSYLPLRFILETFGMNVEYDNMNKSITIRGNRITNKQNENLFSADQKRLIEAAVAYEGVSQVKVSGNHQAMVTEPVHFDAEITRSGTSETIKAQESTGDQYIASRTCESNKEVIKILPNGTLEYVNLFYLAGQHPYFYLGILELDGINKYKKMDIKKVSESEDLVEYFIKIIDKYDSGFEIKLNKNTNKIMYYKQIGRYYWYQPKELQSFTY, encoded by the coding sequence TTGAAAAAATATTTATTTATTATTTTAGCAGTACAGTTGGTGTTATTTTCCTTTTCATCGGTGGTATTTGCAAACACAGATGATGTTTCAAAAGAAGTTATTAAAAAAATTACTAGTGAGTATAATATTGATTTAAATGAATGGATTCAATTTGATATTGCAGACATTCCAGAAGTAGTTAAGGGAAATTTCCCTGGAATAAATAAAAATATTGGCCAAAGAGTTGTTAGAAAATATTATGCCGGAGGTATTCAAGAAAAATATCATAAGAACGGTGACTATAAGCCTTTATTTTTAGTTCACAAGGACTTAGGTAAAGCTGTAATCGGATTTTTACACTCAAACGACAAAACCTCTCTTGTCGAAATTGAACTTTCCGAGGATGAGGTTGCCCCTGCCACATATGCAGACTCAGGGGATGATTCCTTATTAATATTAAAAATGCCAGTGCCAAAGGCATATAGTGAACTTGACTTTTCCCAAAATACTGATTTTAAGACGACTGTAAATGGATCAAGTTACTTTTTTCGAGGTGAACCATTTGTATCATCAGATAACCTGACATTCATACCGGTAAGGGATTTCTCAGAAGTCTTTGGTATAAAGGTAGAATATCATAATGATCAAAGCATTAAACTTATGGGCGATAATTTGACGGTTATTATTTCTCCAACAAAAAGTTTGTACGATAAAGGTGTGGTTGTATATAAAAATGGAGAGTATACCTTTTATAATGGATACGACTACCCGGAATATCTTTATGTTTTGGTAAATGACCTGAGCTATCTCCCACTAAGGTTTATTCTAGAAACTTTCGGTATGAATGTTGAATATGACAATATGAACAAAAGCATTACCATAAGGGGTAACAGAATTACTAATAAACAAAATGAAAACCTGTTTTCAGCCGACCAAAAAAGACTTATTGAGGCGGCTGTTGCTTATGAAGGGGTAAGTCAGGTTAAAGTGTCCGGCAATCACCAGGCTATGGTGACAGAGCCTGTCCATTTTGATGCGGAAATCACAAGAAGTGGGACTTCAGAAACAATAAAGGCCCAGGAGAGCACCGGTGATCAATATATTGCAAGCCGAACTTGTGAATCAAATAAGGAAGTTATTAAAATATTACCAAATGGTACTTTAGAATATGTAAACTTATTTTATCTGGCGGGTCAACACCCCTACTTCTATCTAGGGATACTTGAATTAGACGGTATTAATAAGTATAAGAAAATGGATATAAAAAAAGTTAGTGAGTCGGAAGACTTAGTAGAGTATTTTATAAAAATAATAGACAAATATGATTCGGGTTTTGAAATTAAATTAAACAAGAATACAAATAAAATTATGTATTACAAACAAATTGGCAGGTATTACTGGTATCAACCCAAGGAGTTACAATCCTTTACCTATTGA